The Aphis gossypii isolate Hap1 chromosome 3, ASM2018417v2, whole genome shotgun sequence genome includes a region encoding these proteins:
- the LOC114129809 gene encoding uncharacterized protein LOC114129809 gives MDHARPDSAAAADDPDDPDGRLYEYLLDSGAFNDVHSLAESIVGSTDWSSDLDGGGDRDVDDDADDDSVARRIADRLLEQNADDVDRALDAAVRDCLLATGSAGRLVDRRWPGLVDIGPGRSARDTARSLNALLRLPFTYDTYAGPYFRRLTDGLSRALSGDVHFGLAVRAYAKLVDAAPDPETAAESFCSLCEAAHARCLLRQRRDFGKTVSAVSLTVRCLSAVCGRAAGCRAAVKPAVVEFVATVAADPGGRGPYAVLCCADPTATWFDAVSKYHSSRSVFFQCLDGDRKLLRAVVSGFHEWIVEPEIPRRSDDADIATVVRYARALHATHLLAKMFRYRATAAMFPVKVSRTVRIHSTGISNHCLGFLSANRRDVPGTLAHGLCLLVAAVAASHPEMLDSVADNAFGLRVLAEVADRSDALATRPQLVDGLFEKRRWKDADADADSLTAVAAALTDRSHDEIWRLVTRRMSFLEDAAARRGPDRGHRRSLLTNVRGTPLGTLLYDAPQLEDAAADRDDFDWLDPRHLLMLSVACTTAAGRHWLHRTNAFGSLDGFVADRSRQAEVSLDPDGDRKSLDSIVRVAYSCCASTGGLNVVLDHRRIDGPDAAVTGIVTLTELYYASFKNFDGYPFARDVLVILWLRLIQAATHTFSSRVYADLKLKYQETLLKLSAESRTEDEIVFVDETTELLTKLQRPLLSDGPRRSTESTPGALAGFLTNTNHHHGGVWLQRVRSIIIRSDQITGTETMDLIASVGRRRFDGQLDLGAFDHKLNLTDFDVTGIRFALRYGSSVGLVAEDSVTSSELEQLYGSVERRGSSGLFDCMTCTLFIASRGSKNGCIEACAVLLRLYETTRYVWPPAFDEDADRRAAFGHLVEGLLQQEQPEVYNAFKMSGVSWWLLCSGWASDCFWGRLNWSEICRWLCLIVVNPVDYQAFFFVCLAAAQKRRWMEAFVQGRFHDTVYQGDFSDFRLDEHAIYFEELAKKHQRCISKKLASEFDMH, from the exons ATGGACCACGCGCGACCGgactcggcggcggcggccgacGACCCGGACGACCCGGACGGTCGGCTGTACGAGTATCTGTTGGACAGCGGCGCGTTTAACGACGTGCACTCGTTGGCCGAGTCGATCGTCGGCTCGACCGATTGGTCGTCCGACTTGGACGGCGGCGGTGACCGCGACGTGGACGACGACGCGGACGACGACTCGGTCGCCCGACGGATCGCCGACCGGCTGTTGGAGCAGAACGCCGACGACGTGGACCGGGCGCTGGACGCGGCGGTGCGCGACTGTCTGCTGGCCACCGGGTCGGCCGGCCGGCTGGTGGACCGCCGGTGGCCGGGCCTGGTGGACATCGGGCCCGGTCGGTCGGCCCGCGACACGGCCCGCAGCCTGAATGCGCTGCTCCGGTTGCCGTTCACGTACGACACGTACGCGGGCCCGTACTTCCGGCGGCTGACGGACGGCCTGTCTCGCGCCCTGTCCGGCGACGTTCACTTCGGGCTGGCGGTCCGCGCGTACGCCAAGCTGGTGGACGCGGCGCCCGACCCGGAGACCGCGGCCGAGAGTTTCTGTTCGCTGTGCGAGGCCGCTCACGCGCGCTGTCTGTTGCGGCAGCGTCGCGACTTTGGCAAGACTGTGTCGGCCGTGTCGCTGACGGTCCGATGTCTGTCCGCGGTGTGCGGCCGGGCCGCCGGCTGTCGCGCGGCCGTCAAACCGGCCGTCGTCGAGTTCGTGGCCACCGTGGCCGCCGACCCCGGTGGCCGCGGCCCGTACGCCGTCCTGTGCTGCGCCGATCCCACCGCCACGTGGTTCGACGCCGTTTCTAAATACCACTCGTCCCGATCGGTATTTTTTCAG TGCCTGGACGGCGACCGGAAGTTGCTCCGGGCCGTCGTTTCCGGTTTCCACGAGTGGATCGTCGAACCCGAGATCCCTCGACGGTCGGACGACGCGGACATCGCGACCGTTGTCCGGTACGCCCGCGCGCTGCACGCCACGCACCTGTTGGCCAAGATGTTCAGGTACCGCGCCACGGCGGCGATGTTCCCCGTCAAGGTGTCCCGGACGGTGCGGATCCACTCCACGGGCATTTCCAACCACTGTCTCGGGTTCCTGTCGGCCAACCGCCGGGACGTTCCCGGGACGCTGGCGCACGGCCTCTGCCTGCTGGTGGCCGCCGTCGCCGCGTCCCATCCCGAGATGCTCGATTCGGTCGCGGACAACGCTTTTGGCTTGCGCGTACTGGCCGAGGTCGCGGACCGTTCAGACGCGCTGGCCACGCGTCCACAGCTGGTGGACGGGCTGTTCGAGAAGAGGCGCTGGAAGGACGCGGACGCGGACGCGGATTCCCTGACGGCGGTCGCGGCCGCGCTGACCGACAGAAGTCACGACGAGATCTGGAGGCTGGTCACCAGGAGGATGTCGTTCTTGGAGGACGCGGCCGCCCGTCGCGGTCCCGACCGCGGACACCGTCGGTCGCTCTTGACCAACGTGCGCGGCACGCCTCTTGGCACGCTCCTGTACGACGCGCCGCAGCTGGAAGACGCGGCCGCGGATCGGGACGACTTCGATTGGTTGGACCCGCGACACCTGTTGATGCTGAGCGTCGCCTGCACCACGGCCGCCGGCAGACATTGGCTGCATCGGACGAACGCGTTCGGTTCTCTGGACGGATTCGTTGCGGACCGTTCGCGCCAAGCGGAAGTCTCTTTGGACCCGGACGGCGATAGGAAGTCCCTCGACTCGATCGTCCGCGTCGCCTATTCCTGTTGCGCGTCCACCGGAG ggtTAAACGTTGTACTCGACCATCGTCGAATCGACGGTCCGGACGCCGCAGTGACCGGCATAGTGACACTCACCGAACTTTATTACGCTTCGTTCAAAAACTTTGACGGCTATCCCTTTGCGAGAGATGTTCTCGTGATACTGTGGCTTCGGTTAATACAAGCGGCCACTCACACGTTCAGCTCACGTGTTTACGcggacttaaaattaaaatatcaa GAAACATTATTAAAGCTGTCCGCCGAGAGCCGCACGGAAGATGAAATAGTTTTCGTCGACGAAACTACCGaacttttgacaaaattacaaCGCCCTCTGCTGTCGGACGGCCCTCGGCGCTCCACCGAGTCTACCCCTGGCGCTCTGGCTGGGTTTTTGACAAACACTAATCACCATCACGGCGGCGTCTGGTTACAGAGGGTCCGCTCTATAATAATCCGTTCCGACCAGATAACC GGAACGGAGACGATGGATTTAATAGCTTCGGTTGGCCGCCGCCGTTTCGACGGCCAACTCGACCTGGGAGCGTTCGATCATAAATTAAACCTAACCGATTTCGATGTCACCGGAATACGATTTGCGCTGAG GTATGGGTCAAGCGTCGGGTTGGTGGCTGAAGATTCGGTGACGTCCTCGGAGCTCGAACAACTATACGGCAGTGTTGAAAGACGAGGATCTTCGGGGCTATTCGATTGCATGACTTGCACGTTGTTTATAGCGTCGAGAGGATCGAAAAACGG GTGTATTGAGGCATGTGCCGTACTGCTCAGACTCTACGAAACGACACGATACGTTTGGCCGCCGGCATTTGACGAGGACGCTGACAGGAGGGCCGCTTTTGGTCATCTGGTCGAAGGGTTGTTACAACAAGAACAACCTGAAGTATACAACGCGTTTAAG ATGTCTGGCGTCTCGTGGTGGCTTCTGTGCTCCGGATGGGCATCCGACTGTTTCTGGGGCCGCCTGAACTGGTCCGAAATTTGCCGCTGGCTGTGTCTGATCGTCGTGAACCCGGTAGACTATCAGGCGTTCTTTTTCGTCTGTTTGGCCGCGGCTCAAAAGCGCCGGTGGATGGAAGCGTTCGTCCAGGGCCGGTTTCACGATACCGTTTACCag GGCGATTTCAGCGATTTCCGACTGGATGAACATGCCATTTATTTCGAGGAAT